The genomic DNA CGGAAGATCTCGATCATGCCTGGGGTCACGTCGAGGCCGCGCGCCTCCAGCACCATGGGCACGACGGCCAGCCGCGCCATCAGGTCATGCGCGGTGTCCTGCGCCGCCCGCCACAGGCCCGCGTGCGCGGGCAATGCCCCGTAATGGCTGCCATGTGCTTCAAGACAGTCGCACATCAGGTTGAAATGCTTTGACTCTTCGTCGGCTGCCTTCACCCAGTCGTCAAAGAATCCGATGGGCAGGGCGGTGTCGGAAAACCGTGCAATGATGTCCCAGTGCAGGTCGACGGCGTTCAACTCGATATGGGCGACCGCGTGCAGCATCGCGATGCGGCCCTGCGGACTGCCGCGCTTGCGGCGCGGCATCTCGCGCGGATCCAGCAGTGCAGGGGCGGCAGGACGCGCCGGCGTCTCCGGCGGCTCTGCCTGACCTACGACCGGTCTCCCGTCCCCCTCGCGCGCCGCACGCCAAGACGCCGCGTGGCGGTGTGACAGGGCGGTCTTGGCCCGTCCGTCAGCGGTGCCAAGCACCTCCAGCGCCATCTGCGCGAGAGGCATCATGCCGGCATCCCCTTCTTCTGGTCGAAAATACTTCGGGGGTGCGGGGGCTGGCCCCCGCCGCCACCGGCGCGGCAGGCCGAACAGATCAAAGCTCGCGCACCGCGTCCAGCACCGCGCCTGCATGGCCCGGCACCTTCACCTTGCGCCAGATGCGCGCAATCGTGCCGTCCGGGCCGATCAGGAAGGTTGACCTTTCGATGCCAAAGTAGCTTTTGCCGTACATCTGCTTCTCGCCCCAGACGCCGTAACGCTCGCAGACGTCGCTATCCGCGTCCGACAGCAACGGAATGCCGATCTCGCGCTTGGCCACGAACTTGTCGTGCTTGGTCACCGGATCCTTGGACACGCCAAGGACCACGGCACCCGCCGCCGCGAAATCATCGCGTGACGCGGTAAAGTCCTGCGCCTCGGTCGTGCAGCCGGGCGTGTCGTCCTTGGGATAGAAATACAACACGACCGCCTTGCCCGCGAAATCGGACAGGTTCACGGTCGCACCGCCGTCGCGGGGCAGGGAAAAGTCCGGGGCGGTGTCGCCTTCGGACAACAGGGGGCCAGTTTCTGACAGCATGGTGATCCTCCTAACGGATACAAGGCGCGTTTCACGGGTTCAGTTCTAGCCCACAACGGGCAAAGATAAAGACCAAGAGGCCGAAAGCAGCGCATGACCGATCCCGACCCCGTTCAGCAGGCGACGCCGCCCAAGGCCAGGCGTGGGCGCACGCGCGGCCGCAGGCGTGGAAAGCGCTGGCACACGGCGCGCGTCGTGGCCTATCTGCTGACGCTGCCTGTCGTCTTCGTGCTGATGGCGGTCGTGATGATGTTCGACCGCGATATCACCGCGCCGCGCTGGGTCACGGACCAGGTCGCGGCGCGCGCGGGCGGCGTGCTGGGTGGCGGCACCGTCGGATTCGGCGATATCGCCGTCCGTCTGGGGCCTGACCTGCATCCCCGCATCCGGCTGATCGACACGGTGCTGGCCGATGCCGCTGGCCGTCCCTTGGCCCGTATCGCCGAGATCGACGCCACCATCAGCCCGCGCGGCCTGCTGTTCGACCGCACCGCACTGGTGCAGCGGGTGGCCCTGCGCGGCACCGCCGTGGCGCTGACTCGTGACGCGCAGGGGCGCCTGCAACTGGCGTTCAATCTGCCCGACGGAGACCGCGGTGCCTTGCTGGCGGACGGCCTGCCGGGGCTGGTGCGACAGCTGGACACCCTGCGCGACCGTCCCGCCCTTGCGGCGCTCGAAAGCCTGACGCTCGCCGGACTGGACATGACATATACGGACGCGCGGGCGGACCGGACGTGGACCGTGACCGATGGCGCCTTGCGTTTTGCCATCGACGCGGCGTCAACGAGCGCCGTGGCGGACCTTGCCGTCGAAGGCGCGGCAGGGCGGACCCGGCTGTCGCTCGCCCTCGACAGTCCGCGTGACAGCCTCGCCGCGCGGCTGTCCGTGCGCGTCGACGAGGCGCAGGCCCGCGATCTGGCCAGCCAGTCTGCCGCCCTGCGTTTCCTCGGCGCCATCGACGCGCCGCTGTCGGCCACGCTGGACACGGCCCTCGATCCCCAAGGGTTGCTGGGGCCGCTGGACGTCACGCTGAAGATCGGCGCGGGGGCCCTGCAACCTGCCCCCGGCACCATCCCCCTGCGGTTCGAGGGGGTGACGGCGGCGCTGTCCTACGATCCGGCGGGGCAAGAGCTGACATTCGACGACGTCGCCGTGGTGTCCGACTGGGGCCGCCTGCACGCAAGCGGACAGGCGCTGGCCCGCGATTTCAGCCGCGGCCTGCCAGAGGCGCTGGTCGGCCAGTTCACACTGAGCCAGATCGCGCTGACGCCGGACGACCTCTACCCTGCGCCGGTGACCATCGATCAGGCGGACATCGACCTGCGGCTGCGGCTGGACCCGTTCAGGCTGGACGTGGGGCAGGTAACGATCAGCGATCCGAACCTGCGCCTTGGGGTCGCGGGCCATCTGAATGCCACGCCGGAGGGCTGGGACGCTGCCCTCGACATCACCAGCCCTGCCTTGCAGACCGAGGATGTGCTGCGGCTGTGGCCCGCGCGGCTGCGCCCCGGCACGCGCAAATGGTTCGCCGACAATCTGCTGGCCGGTGGGATCAGCGATCTGACCGCCGGTTGGCGGATGCAGCCCGGGCAGAAGGCCCGGGTGGCGGCGGGCTTCGCCTATGAGGACGCCAGCGTGCGGTTCCTCCGTGAAGAGCCGCCCATTACCGACGGGGCAGGATTCGCCACGCTCAGCGACAATGCCTTCGTGCTGCGGCTGGACCGCGGGCAGGTCACCGCACCACAGGGCGGCGCGATCGACGTGGCAGGCTCAATCCTGCAGATCCCCGACATCACGATCAAGAATGCCCCGCTCAAGCTGAATATCGCGACCACCGGCAGCATCACGGCGACCCTTGCGGTACTGGACCAGCCACCCTTCCGCTATCTGTCGAAGGCAAACCTGCCGGTGACGCTCGCGGACGGCCGCGCGGCGGTGACGGCGCAGGTGGAACTGCCACTGCAGCGCAAGATCGGCCCGGGTGACGTCACCTTTGACGCCTCCGCGATCCTGACGCGGGTGCGTTCGGACACGCTGGTCAAGGGCCGCACGCTGGCGGGCAGCGATCTGGCCGTGGCGGTGGATCGCGGCGGATTGCGGATTACCGGGGATGCGACGCTGGACGGCGTGCCGGTGCGCGGCGATTTCACGCAAGCGTTCGGAAAGGGCGCGGCGCCCACACAGGTCGCAGGCCGGGTTACGATCACGCCGGACGCGCTGGACCGGTTCGGCATCGCCCTGCCGCCCGGATCGGTCACAGGCTCTGGCCCCGGACAGCTGACCGTGACCCTGCCGAAAGGCGAGGCCCCACGCTTCGCCCTGACCTCGACGCTCGAAGGTCTGGGTCTGTCGGTGCCGGCCATCGGCTGGTCCAAGGCCCGCGGAACGCCCGGCACGCTGGAGGTGTCGGGCGTGCTCGGCGCGCGTCCCTCCGTCGACAGCCTGAAACTCAAGGCACCGGGCCTGCAGGCGGTGGGCACCATCAGCCTGACCGATGCGGGCCAGTTGGACGCCGCGACCTTTTCCGACGTGAGCGTCGGCACTTGGTTCAATGGCCCTGTCACCCTGCGCGGCCGCGGTCAGGGTCGGACCGTCGGGGTCGCGGTGCGCGGTGGGACGCTGGATCTGGCCCGCGCCGATCTGGGCGGTGGCGGTGCGGGCGCCGGTGGCGGCACAGGCGAGGGCGCGCCGGTGCTGGTGCAGCTGGACCGGCTGACCATTTCCGATGGTCTTGCGCTGCGCAACTTCGCGGGCAACTTCAACACGGCGGGCGGCTTCAACGGCACGTTCACGGGTCTTTTCAACGGCAAGGCCGGGGTGGCGGGCGCGGTCTCTCCGTCAGAGGGACGCACGGCGGTCCGTATCCGGTCGGAGGATGCGGGCGCCGTCCTGCGGGCCGGACCGTTTCTGGAGGGCGCGCTGGGTGGCACGCTCGACCTGACGCTGGTCCCTGCGAATGCGGCCGGCAGCTTTGACGGCACGCTGGCGTTGCGGGGCCTGCGGGTGCGCGATGCGCCCGCCATCGCCGAACTGCTGGACGCGATCAGCGTGGTGGGGCTGTTGCAGCAACTGGACGGGCAGGGGCTGGCTTTCGATACCGTGGACGCCGATTTCCGCCTGACGCCGCAGCAGATCATCGTGACGGAATCCAGCGCCGTGGGACCGGGGCTTGGCATTTCGCTGGACGGGATCTACACGCTGGCCAGTCGCGCGGTGGACTTTCAGGGCGTCATCTCGCCCGTTTATATCCTGAACGGCATCGGCAGCCTGCTGACCCGCCGGGGCGAGGGGCTGCTGGGGTTCAACTTCACCCTGCGCGGCACGCCGGGTGCGCCGCAGGTCGGCGTGAACCCGTTGTCGATCTTCACCCCCGGCATGTTCCGGGACATCTTTCGCCGCCCGCCGCCGGTGGTCACGAACTAGGTCCGCGCCGGAAAGGGTGCCACATGAAACTCTCGGACTTCGATTTCGATCTGCCCGAAGGGCTGATCGCCACGCGCCCCGCACGGCCCCGCACCGCGGCGCGTTTGCTGGTCGCGACCCCTTCGTCGATCACCGACGCCACGGTGGCCGACCTTGGCGACTGGCTGCGCCCCGGCGACCGGCTGATCCTGAACGACACCCGCGTCATACCCGCACGTCTGGACGGTCTGCGCCACCGCAGCGGCGAGGCCGGCGATACCGCCGCTCGGATCGAGGTGACGCTGCTGCAACCCACCCCCGAGGGGCACTGGATGGCGCTGCTGAAACCGCTGAAGAAGGTCCGCGACGGCGAGGAGATCGTCTTTGGCGACATCCTGCGCGCCACCGTCACGGGCCGGGCAGAGGGGCAGGCCATCCTGTCCTTCAACCTGACCGGCGACGCGTTTGATGCCGCGCTGAACAGCGTGGGCGCCATGCCGTTGCCGCCCTATATCGCCGCCCTGCGCCCGGCGGACGAGGCCGACCGCACCGATTACCAGACCGCATGGGCGCGGCACACGGGCGCCGTGGCCGCCCCCACCGCCTCGCTGCACTTCGACGCGGACCTGCTGGACCGTCTGGCGGCCAAAGGCGTGCAGTTCACCCACGTCACGTTGCACGTCGGCGCGGGCACCTTCCTGCCGGTCAAGGTCGATGACATCAGCGAACACCGGATGCACAGTGAATGGGGGCAGGTGACCGCGCAGGCGGCGGAGGAGATCAACGCGACGAAGGCCGCCGGTGGCCGCATCATCCCCGTCGGCACCACCGCCCTGCGCCTGATCGAGACAGCGGCGACCGACGCTGGCGTGCAGCCGTGGGAGGGGCCGACGGACATCTTTATCACGCCGGGGTTCCGGTTCCGGGCCGCCGATGCGCTGATGACCAATTTCCACCTGCCGAAATCGACGCTGATGATGCTGGTCAGCGCCGTGATGGGTCAGGCGCGGATACGCGACATTTACAAACATGCGATATCCAGCCGATACCGCTTTTTTTCCTATGGCGACGCCTCGCTTTTGCTGCCAGAGGGCGATGCGTGACAAAGCCGACACGACCGTGTCGTTTTCCATCCTGACGGGCACCGGGTTGCACCGTTAGACGACCCTGAACGAAGCCCCGAAAGGCCCCCCGCGATGATACAGGTTCTCGGCTCTTCCTGGGCATTGTTCCTTGGCATGTTCATGCTGATGATCGGCAACGGTCTGCAAGGCACCCTGCTGGGCCTGCGCGGAGAGTTGGAGGGATTCAGCACGCTGGAACTCTCTGTCGTCATGTCGGGCTATTTCGTGGGATTCCTGTTCGCGTCCAAGATGGCGCCAGAGATGATCCGCCGGGTCGGGCACGTCCGCGTCTTCGCCGCACTCGGTTCGACCATTTCCGCCGTGCTGATCATGTATCCGGTGCTGGCCGATCCGATCTCTTGGACGCTGGGCCGCGTCGTCATCGGGTTCTGCTTCTGCGGCGTCTACGTGACGGCGGAAAGCTGGCTGAACGATGCCTCCAGCAACGAGACGCGGGGGCAGGCGCTGTCGCTTTACATGATCGTGCAGATGGCGGGCATCGTGACCGCGCAGTTCATCATCACCCGCGGCGACGTGTCGGGCTTTGTGCTGTTCATCGTGCCGTCGGTGCTGGTGTCGATGGCCTTCGCGCCGATCCTTTTGTCGATTAAGCCGACGCCGGCCTTCGGCCGTATCAAGCCGATGAATATCAAGCAGTTGATCGGCGCGTCGCCACTGGCCGCGGTCGGCATGTTCCTGTTGGGCGGTGTCTTTTCGGCGCAGTTCGGTATGTCTGCGGTGTATGGCGCGCGGGCAGGGTTCAGCGTCGGGCAGATATCTCTTTTCGTTTCGGCGATCTATCTGGCGGCACTGGTGGCGCAATATCCGATCGGCTGGATTTCGGACCGGCTGGACCGCCGCATCCTGATCATCGCCGTCGCCCTCGTGGGCGGTTTCGGGTCGATGGTGGCAGGCTTCTTCCCGGCTTCCTATACGCTGGCTGTCGTCTCTGGCGCACTGGTCGGCGGCACGTCGAACCCGCTTTACGCGCTGCTGATCGCCTACACCAACGACTACCTTGAAAAAGAGGATATGGCCGCCGCATCCGGCGGGCTTTTGTTCATCAATGGGGTCGGCGCGATCATGGGGCCGATCACGCTGGGTTACATGCTGGATGGCATGGGGCCGCGCGGATACTGGGTGTTCCTGTCGGTGCTGATGATCGGCGTGGGGCTTTACGGCATCTACCGGATGACGCGGCGCAGCCGGGCGGACATGCCGCTGGATACCACCAGCTATGCCAACTTGCCGATGACCACGACGCCGGTCGCGGCCCAGTGGGCGCAGGAGGTCTATAGCGACGCCGCCGACAGCGACGCGGCCACGGCTGCGAAGGATCCCGCCACAGCTGCGGAATAAGGCTTGTCATGGGATCGGGGCTCTGTTTTTCTGTCATAAATCGGGCCGGTTGAGGAGCGCAACGCCATGAAAACCGCACAGGATGTTCTGAGCTTCTGGCTCGACGAGGTCGCCCCCGCCGACTGGTATCGGCAGGATGACGCACTGGACGCAAAAATCCGCGAGACCTTTGCAGAGACGTGGGAACGCGCCGCTGACGGGCATCTGGGCCTGTGGCTGACCTGCCCGAGCGAGGCGCTGGCCTATATCATCCTGACCGACCAGTTTCCGCGCAACATGTTCCGCGGCAGCAGCGAGGCGTTTTCGACCGATCCGCTGGCGCGGGCGGCGGCCAAGATGGCCGTAGACCGCGACTGGGATCTGCGGATCGACCCGCCGGCGCGGCAATTCTTTTATCTGCCGCTGATGCATTCCGAAAACCTCGCGGATCAGGACCGGGCCGTCCGCCTGTTCCACGCCCGCATGCCCGATGACGGCGCCGACAATCTGGATCACGCCCGCGCGCACCGTGCGGTGATCCGCAACTTCGGCCGGTTTCCGCACCGCAACGAGGCCTTGAGTCGCCCGACGACGGCGGCAGAGCAGACTTTCATGCAGGACGGCGGCTACGGTGCGATGCTGCGACAGGTGCAGGCCGAAACGGCCTGACTGCCACCTCTGGTCATCGGCCGCGAAATGGTTCAGTATTAAACCAGTTTTCAACGGACCCGCAGGAGAGACCTCATGGCCGCACAGAACTTCGACGTGATCGTGATCGGCGCGGGCCCCGGCGGCTATGTCGCGGCGATCCGTGCCGCCCAACTGGGTCAGAAGGTCGTGATCGTCGAACGCGAGCACATGGGCGGGATTTGCCTGAACTGGGGTTGCATCCCGACCAAGGCGCTGCTGCGGTCGTCCGAAGTGTTCCACCTGATGCACCGGGCCAAGGAGTTCGGCCTCTCCGTGGAGAAGCCCTCCTTCGACTTGGCCGCCGTCGTGGCACGGTCGCGCAAGGTGGCGGGGCAGCTGTCGGGCGGCATCGGCCACCTGATGAAGAAGAACAAGATCACGACCGTGATGGGCACCGCCACGATCACTGCCAAGGGCAAGGTCAGCGTCAAGACCGACAAGGGCACCGAAGAGCTGACGGCCAAGAACATCGTCCTCGCCACCGGCGCGCGCGCCCGCAACCTGCCGGGGCTGGAGGCGGACGGCGATCTGGTCTGGGCCTACAAGGATGCGCTGAAGGCGTCCCGCATGCCAAAGGACCTGCTGGTCATCGGGTCCGGTGCTATCGGGATTGAATTCGCCAGCTTCTTCAACACGATGGGGGCCAAGACCACCGTGGTCGAGGTGATGGACCGCATCCTGCCGGTCGAGGACGCCGAAATCAGCGCCTTTGCCAAGAAGCAGTTCGTCAAGCAGGGCATGACGATCATGGAAAAGGCCATCGTCAAGCAGCTCGACCGCGACCCCAAGGCGGGCAAGGTCACGGCCCATATCGAGGTTGGCGGCAAGATCGAGAAGAAGGTCTTTGATACCGTCATCAGCGCCGTGGGTATCGTCGGCAATGTCGAAAACCTCGGTCTGGAAGCGTTGGGCGTCAAGATCGACCGGACCCATGTCATCACCGACGAATACTGCCGCACCGGGGTCGAGGGGCTTTATGCCATCGGCGATATCGCCGGCGCACCCTGGCTGGCGCACAAGGCCAGCCATGAGGGCGTCATGGTAGCCGAACTGATCGCTGGCGGCCATCCGCACCCGGTCAAACCCGAAAGCATCGCCGGCTGCACCTATTGCTATCCGCAGGTCGCCTCTGTCGGCTATACCGAGGCGAAAGCCAAGGAGCTCGGCTATGACATCAAGGTCGGCAAGTTCCCCTTCATCGGCAACGGCAAGGCCATCGCGCTGG from Loktanella sp. M215 includes the following:
- the lpdA gene encoding dihydrolipoyl dehydrogenase, producing the protein MAAQNFDVIVIGAGPGGYVAAIRAAQLGQKVVIVEREHMGGICLNWGCIPTKALLRSSEVFHLMHRAKEFGLSVEKPSFDLAAVVARSRKVAGQLSGGIGHLMKKNKITTVMGTATITAKGKVSVKTDKGTEELTAKNIVLATGARARNLPGLEADGDLVWAYKDALKASRMPKDLLVIGSGAIGIEFASFFNTMGAKTTVVEVMDRILPVEDAEISAFAKKQFVKQGMTIMEKAIVKQLDRDPKAGKVTAHIEVGGKIEKKVFDTVISAVGIVGNVENLGLEALGVKIDRTHVITDEYCRTGVEGLYAIGDIAGAPWLAHKASHEGVMVAELIAGGHPHPVKPESIAGCTYCYPQVASVGYTEAKAKELGYDIKVGKFPFIGNGKAIALGEPEGIIKTIFDAKTGELLGAHMVGAEVTELIQGYVVGRQLETTEEDLMNTVFPHPTLSEMMHESVLDAFDRVIHM
- a CDS encoding ferritin-like domain-containing protein → MMPLAQMALEVLGTADGRAKTALSHRHAASWRAAREGDGRPVVGQAEPPETPARPAAPALLDPREMPRRKRGSPQGRIAMLHAVAHIELNAVDLHWDIIARFSDTALPIGFFDDWVKAADEESKHFNLMCDCLEAHGSHYGALPAHAGLWRAAQDTAHDLMARLAVVPMVLEARGLDVTPGMIEIFRAADDSAVVAALEVIYADEVHHVAYGSKWFHFLCGRHDLDPVVVFHALVRQHFHSTLKPPFNQEKRAEAGLPPDFYWPLSERL
- a CDS encoding DUF924 family protein — translated: MKTAQDVLSFWLDEVAPADWYRQDDALDAKIRETFAETWERAADGHLGLWLTCPSEALAYIILTDQFPRNMFRGSSEAFSTDPLARAAAKMAVDRDWDLRIDPPARQFFYLPLMHSENLADQDRAVRLFHARMPDDGADNLDHARAHRAVIRNFGRFPHRNEALSRPTTAAEQTFMQDGGYGAMLRQVQAETA
- the queA gene encoding tRNA preQ1(34) S-adenosylmethionine ribosyltransferase-isomerase QueA, yielding MKLSDFDFDLPEGLIATRPARPRTAARLLVATPSSITDATVADLGDWLRPGDRLILNDTRVIPARLDGLRHRSGEAGDTAARIEVTLLQPTPEGHWMALLKPLKKVRDGEEIVFGDILRATVTGRAEGQAILSFNLTGDAFDAALNSVGAMPLPPYIAALRPADEADRTDYQTAWARHTGAVAAPTASLHFDADLLDRLAAKGVQFTHVTLHVGAGTFLPVKVDDISEHRMHSEWGQVTAQAAEEINATKAAGGRIIPVGTTALRLIETAATDAGVQPWEGPTDIFITPGFRFRAADALMTNFHLPKSTLMMLVSAVMGQARIRDIYKHAISSRYRFFSYGDASLLLPEGDA
- the bcp gene encoding thioredoxin-dependent thiol peroxidase, producing the protein MLSETGPLLSEGDTAPDFSLPRDGGATVNLSDFAGKAVVLYFYPKDDTPGCTTEAQDFTASRDDFAAAGAVVLGVSKDPVTKHDKFVAKREIGIPLLSDADSDVCERYGVWGEKQMYGKSYFGIERSTFLIGPDGTIARIWRKVKVPGHAGAVLDAVREL
- a CDS encoding YhdP family protein produces the protein MTDPDPVQQATPPKARRGRTRGRRRGKRWHTARVVAYLLTLPVVFVLMAVVMMFDRDITAPRWVTDQVAARAGGVLGGGTVGFGDIAVRLGPDLHPRIRLIDTVLADAAGRPLARIAEIDATISPRGLLFDRTALVQRVALRGTAVALTRDAQGRLQLAFNLPDGDRGALLADGLPGLVRQLDTLRDRPALAALESLTLAGLDMTYTDARADRTWTVTDGALRFAIDAASTSAVADLAVEGAAGRTRLSLALDSPRDSLAARLSVRVDEAQARDLASQSAALRFLGAIDAPLSATLDTALDPQGLLGPLDVTLKIGAGALQPAPGTIPLRFEGVTAALSYDPAGQELTFDDVAVVSDWGRLHASGQALARDFSRGLPEALVGQFTLSQIALTPDDLYPAPVTIDQADIDLRLRLDPFRLDVGQVTISDPNLRLGVAGHLNATPEGWDAALDITSPALQTEDVLRLWPARLRPGTRKWFADNLLAGGISDLTAGWRMQPGQKARVAAGFAYEDASVRFLREEPPITDGAGFATLSDNAFVLRLDRGQVTAPQGGAIDVAGSILQIPDITIKNAPLKLNIATTGSITATLAVLDQPPFRYLSKANLPVTLADGRAAVTAQVELPLQRKIGPGDVTFDASAILTRVRSDTLVKGRTLAGSDLAVAVDRGGLRITGDATLDGVPVRGDFTQAFGKGAAPTQVAGRVTITPDALDRFGIALPPGSVTGSGPGQLTVTLPKGEAPRFALTSTLEGLGLSVPAIGWSKARGTPGTLEVSGVLGARPSVDSLKLKAPGLQAVGTISLTDAGQLDAATFSDVSVGTWFNGPVTLRGRGQGRTVGVAVRGGTLDLARADLGGGGAGAGGGTGEGAPVLVQLDRLTISDGLALRNFAGNFNTAGGFNGTFTGLFNGKAGVAGAVSPSEGRTAVRIRSEDAGAVLRAGPFLEGALGGTLDLTLVPANAAGSFDGTLALRGLRVRDAPAIAELLDAISVVGLLQQLDGQGLAFDTVDADFRLTPQQIIVTESSAVGPGLGISLDGIYTLASRAVDFQGVISPVYILNGIGSLLTRRGEGLLGFNFTLRGTPGAPQVGVNPLSIFTPGMFRDIFRRPPPVVTN
- a CDS encoding MFS transporter, with the translated sequence MIQVLGSSWALFLGMFMLMIGNGLQGTLLGLRGELEGFSTLELSVVMSGYFVGFLFASKMAPEMIRRVGHVRVFAALGSTISAVLIMYPVLADPISWTLGRVVIGFCFCGVYVTAESWLNDASSNETRGQALSLYMIVQMAGIVTAQFIITRGDVSGFVLFIVPSVLVSMAFAPILLSIKPTPAFGRIKPMNIKQLIGASPLAAVGMFLLGGVFSAQFGMSAVYGARAGFSVGQISLFVSAIYLAALVAQYPIGWISDRLDRRILIIAVALVGGFGSMVAGFFPASYTLAVVSGALVGGTSNPLYALLIAYTNDYLEKEDMAAASGGLLFINGVGAIMGPITLGYMLDGMGPRGYWVFLSVLMIGVGLYGIYRMTRRSRADMPLDTTSYANLPMTTTPVAAQWAQEVYSDAADSDAATAAKDPATAAE